aattttttttaattttttttaatactttcccccatcacttacctattttttttcaaaatttttattttttttataagcaaaataaagcttattttattacgaattcaacggtatatgataaagttacgatacaacattcccattttccaaaaataattaataatctctcgatacgcacggtacgcgcacccgtccgcgcgttcgtgcgctacaaaagtgactTCCTTCGATTTCGatgtgcctttaatatgttgcacagattaaaataagggacacgtattttttacacgtgtcctaatatacatttaagggtgaaacacccctttgaagaaaatcgggttttttctttcgaagcgtgtatcgtcgaaactataagagataataaaaaaaaaaactcccgactgctatcaaaagttggtttaataacaagaattaaaaagtgtaagattaaaaattaattaataacaaaaaaaattaaaaaattaaaaaacaatttaaaaaattatacacttaattaaaattaaataaaaattaaaaaattaaaaagttaattacaaaaataagaaaaaaccaacaaattaataaaaattaactaaattaacaaatttagtaaaaaattggaaatgaaaaacaaattaacataaaaacaggaaatcaacaaaactaaaaaataataataaaaagattgctttaaaaagtttgaaataaaaatcaattaaacaattaaattaacaacaaaaaataaaactacggatactaaaaaatagttttaaaagtttgaaataaaaattaattaaagcaaatactaatacttgacattttaaatgctaattatatttttagcacattattgtaccaattaaaaattaaaattgaaatttacactttgtttaataaaatacttttttttttcaataataaattgtacttaactAGCAGTCGAGAGACGCcatgctaaataataaatataacattacattatatcctgaatagttataacattcagcgTGGCGTCTCTCGACTGTtggttaagtacaatttattattgaaaaagaaagtattttattaaacagagtgtaaatttcaattttaatttttaattggtacaataatgtgctaaaaatataattagcatttaaaatgtcaagtattagtatttgTGTTGCAGAACGCTGCAATTTTCAACTTCTTTCCCAATTGTTGATTCCAAAGCCAAGAATGTTGCGAAGcgctaaaattatcatttttcaaattccGGCGATCAATTCTGGCTTTGGAGTCAACATGTTGTTGTTTGCCGGTCGGAGCGGAGCGGTGAGCTCGGTCTGGCGTCCGCGTGATCGCGCGCGTGGTCGCACGATGCGCGCTGTAGCCGACCAATTGACGTTCGATGCGCGACGATCTCGCGTATTCGAACGGCTAAGCCCGGCACGACTTGTTCCCTGAGAAACCGCGAATAGTTCACGTGAGACCCTCGGGACGGATCGTGTCGCGGGCTATATAGGTTCCCGCAAACGGCGGGAGCGCGCCTTTTCTTCGCAGTCGGGTTCCGACACGTATCGTGATTACAGAAAGCGAGTATCTCAGTgcgaaataaaagatatattttttccgAACGCAACAAGCACTTTCGAAGCAATTCAATCGGCATCTCCATCCCGCCAAATAGCATCAGTGCAAAAAGCGCGCTCCAGTGCCGTGCAGCGCAcaatttgctttaattaatttttatttcaaacttttaaaactattttttagtatccgtagttttattttttgttgttattttaattgtttaattgacttttatttcaaactttttaaagcaatctttttattattattttttagttttgttgattttctgtttttgttgttgttaatttgttttttatttctaattttttactaaatttgttaatttagttaatttttattaatttgttgattttttattaattttgtaatttttgtaattaactttttaatttttaatttttatttaattttaattaacttcataatttttttaattgttttttaaatttttaattttttttgttattaattaatttttattcttaaactttttaattcttgttattaaaccaacttttggcagcagtcgggagtttttttttttattatctcttatagtttcgacgatacacgcttcgaaagaaaaaacccgattttcttcaaaggggtgttttacccttaaaagtgtattaggacacatgtaaaaaatacgtgtcccttattttaatctgtacaacatattaaaggcacgtcgaaatcgaagggagtcacttttgtagcgcacgaacgcgcggacggatgcgcgtaccgtgcgtatcgagagatttttaattatttttggaaaatgggaatgttgtatcgtaactttatcatataccgttgaattcgtaataaaataagctttattttgcttataaaaaaaataaaaattttgaaaaaaaataggtaagtggtggggaaaagtattttaaaaaataaaaaaaaaatttttttttccgctgtaAAATTACTCttatataaattactcttcgagccattcaactttcatttaaaacatttttttctatctcttatagtttcgatggcatacacttcgaaagaaaaaaaccgattttcttcaaaggggtgttcaccctcttaaagtgcgtatgggcacgtataaaaaaatacgtgacccttatttttatctgtactacaacatattaaaaactcgttttaatctgaggcggacacttccctgtgtttccttgtaagaaGACATACAATTCATTTTATAACTAGAaaaggataaaatatttataacatgctaataaaaatgttagcgcgtttttttcgttatttcatctttatttattagacgtaaaataagaataaaggtGCGCAACATCTTTATAAATATGGATTATATAGtgttttgtttaaaagattaaatgataatgttttgtttaaaagattaaatgacaatatgtttaaaagagaaagacaatatattttgtttcaaaaagaagacatttaaaaagataacattttgtttaaGAGAGGCAGATAGTatgtaagagaaaaattataataaaacgttattttttgaactatttgtaatgttaaaagTCATTGAGCAACTATTTCCCATTGCCAAGGTACTGCAccatctttttcaaaatatatagcAAATTGATCTCTTATATGTGCCACATTTTGACAAGGAGGagaatttatttcatttgtgaTATCTTGAAAACCTTCAGATGCAATTTGATGATTAGCTGGTTGTAAAGTTGAATAATATCGATCTTTATCTTCGCAATTAATTACGAAGTCATGTAAGCAACATGTTGTTTGCACAATTCGTTCACTTAAAGTAAGAAATGCTATAATTGGTTTTCTGAAAATTCTCCATCTTGCCACTAATATTCCGAATGTACTTTCTATTACGCGCCTTGCTCGACTCaatctataattaaatatctttttcctTTCATTAAGGCTTTGACTTCGAGAATATGGTCGCatcatacaatttttcaaaCCAAAAGCTTCATCTGCCACAATTACAAACGGCAAAATAGGACCGTTAACTCCAACTGCTGCTGGTGATGGTACTTGGAGAGAATTTTCttccaataaattatataacgcgCTGTTTCGAAACACTCCACCATTACTCTGCCGTCCTTCCGCTCCAATATCTATGAAAGTGAACCGATATTGTGCATCACAAATGTAAGCAAATTAAAACTGTGCTGACCcttgtaattgtaaaatgtgGATCCACTGTTTAGAGGAGCCTATGTAAAATTTCAGAGAATTAGTCGTTTAATATTGCATGTATTGAactaaaatactttattatacaattagacATATGTACGTATATTACTTGGATTATAACATGTTTTCCGTCTAATGCTCCTATACAGTTTGGGAAATCCCATtgtgtatcaaaattatttgctatttttatCCAAAAATCTTTTGTAGGTTGCTCAAAAACTTTATCTTTTAATGAAATCCAGATTGCTTCACATGTTTCAGacacaatttttgaaatagtaTTGTGCCCTACTCTAAATGCATAAGATAGAGATTTCATGCTATCTCCTGAAGCCAAATAAcgcaaacatatttttaagcGTATATCAGGAGGTATTGGTTCTCGAATACATTcctgttttttaatatatggtTCCACAATAGtaagtaatttgttaaaatcCTCTACAGTCATtcgaaaataattaatgaatttgttatcattataaaaatgtaatttttttataagggtgTTACTGGCTCCAAATTGCTTTCTACTATCGGTTGAAAAAATTGGATGAACCCAATATCTTCgcttttgtattattttcttttcatgttgacactttaataaatatattgctattaatttttttaactttatttctgCCACTGTGCGatcaattatttgtaataacatttttttataaaaagcacAAATATAAAGTAACAGTTGATCGGAATTCATTTTCGGAAATTGCTTGTTTGCTTgcttattattatctttttcgaaaattatataatatggaTGTAtattgtgtatgtatgtgtgtgctgCGTTACGCAAAATTCATGTCCATATGTCCCATGGAGTATATTACAAATTCGCGTAACCAATGTATTGCGAGCTTTGCTATCTTTTTGGAACAGTCtaaaagaatataaagataTGATTGGTTATCGTGTATgccatcaaatttttttgcgtACCAACATATAGACATAAGTTTTGCGTAACGCGTAACGCCTCTGATTGGTTACGCGATATGCGTTACGCGAAATATCTATGCCATGGGACGCCACCCTCAGTCATTTAAGCGCAGGAGGCGCCTCATGGAAACACCCGcatgtaacagtgagtcgcgccgcccttGTCTACTACTTGTATCCAACctgtcatacgctaactaattcttcttgtaacttgaaaactaagccccggacaaatttttgcaaaaggaaaaatcgtctcagaattcgattatgAATATGCTAGCTTCGGGactaatatgttattttgaatcactttgtatataatgtatacatgtatatacataatgtatataacagtatatatgcatatactgtttattttgttgaataagAGAATGCATTTTATGTAGTATGATATCATTTGAAATATCATGGAAAAAACATCTTTTTCATTATCAGACAAAGTAGATGGGTTTAAAGATTTATCATAATCATGACTTGGCACGTCGTTTAGAAATCCAGCTTccggaatattttttaaactagcATCtggagttaaaaaatttagtaaggCATTCTCTACTCCagataaatccaatttttttggTGATCTGCCACTTGTTTCCATCATGTAATTTCTGTGTTTCGCAACCTTTTTCAAAGTATTACACTTTCAGTCCCTCTACGTCTACAAACAAAAGATAAaccataaataataattttaaatatataattacagaaGCGGTAATGGGttgttcttattttatataaaaaatacacacacacacacacgtaatatatacatactatattgagtaaaattttcctcgaaGAAAATGTTTTGGAATATAACCTTACAAGATATGTAAAAGATGTCATTTTCTGGACATGCGTGTTGGACtagttttaatgtttaaattgcATTAGtgttacatatgtatatatttcgaataaaatCTTCCTCAGAAAGGACGTTTTGAAAcctaaatatgtatatttaaaaggAGTCTTTTAAATATCCatgttagttaaaaaaaaatatatatttctgcacatgtattatatttacaaataatatcatAAGTTTATTAGCTCTTATGTATTCAtagtacattaataaatattatacaataaaatgaaAACTACCTTAGCCCATTTCTTTGCTGACTTTCGTAGTCCATACGCTGCTGTGTTTAACGAGACAATTAATCTTTCTCAAAGTTTatcctaaaatatttaattaattcaaattcatATAGAAAACATACAAAACATGTATGGAACATGgcatatatacaaaaataaaatataagaatactATTTGACATATATTgaacatatatatttgtgtagAACATAATTGTAATGCTAGTGACTTTTGTGCGGTTCGGTAGAaacggggggggggggaagacgGTTACGGATCAGTTCGCCTAGAGTCCTACATAATCAGAGAAGTGACATTGAGGGCACGCTTGCTGATTGGCTGACCGCGGCACCAATCAAAACCGAGGCTATCGGGCCCGCAGCTGATTCCGTGTGCACCTTTTATAAACTTATTACATTCGTCGTCTTTACAGAAATCAAGAGTTTGAATAATGAGTAAAGATGGTAAAAGTGTGTGAGGTATTTGGGTGTACAACAACCGAAAAAGAAAGACTATCTATGCATAAATTTCCTAAGAATGTGGAACATCGAAATGCGTGGGTAGCTTGGATTAACCGTCCCGGGTGGAGTCTGAAATGTAATAGCAGAGTTTGTGAGGTATTTTATAagattcataaaatattgaaacatgCCTTCTGATGTGTGAATGTTTATCATGTATTGTCTATTTTGTTGCAGTTGCACTTTGTTCCTGAGGACTATGTGGAGCACACAAGAGGAAATGGAATTCTTCGAAGGCTGAAAACATCTGCTATTCCCTCATTGCAAATAGATGGAAATTCAAGACAGAGAAAATCATTGTAATCcaaaaattatacaaagatTTCGACAAACCGCACAATGTTTGAAGGATATAACAAATATCCCTATTATAggtaaagaaaaagagaatgagCATGCATACTGCTTGAAAATATTAACTTGTGATAAAGTAAGTATTCTCtcgatttttatcatttttgtgcCAAAATATCATATATGCTCCGTTCCAatattcactgccagtactgaaaatctatagtatacgtaacggaaactatagattttcagtactggcagtgagaATATTGGAACGCAGCCATAgtgtttgtaaaaataatttttttctgataaatacATTCTCCCAGCACTATTTAGTACAGGACTATTTAGAAGTAGGAAATACTCATAAAGGTGAGGAATTACGGCTGAGTATAAGATGGTTGAAAGATGAACATAGTGATGTCACACATGCAATGAAAACCATCGATAATGAATCTACATCTTGTTCAACGCCATCAACCAAACAtcggctgcgttcagcagactcaacagtttagtgagcgcttgctgttattggtatattcttctaaatcaaaaagtttgattggatgatctagaagaatatctcaacatgttgagtctgctgaacgcagtcatTCATTGTTGACGAGTAGACTAACTGCATCATCGGCTTTATTGCAAGAGGACATGACAGTATCAGTGGCACAAAAAAATTCCGACAATGATTGCAATAATCAGGTAAaggatttttcttttcttttccagGTTTGTTTGAAATTGTGGTCGACgttttgtatatatttgtttatgcatTCTTTTTTAGTTGGGTGCAATCACTGCTGATATACTGGACAACCaagaaattttgcaaataaaaaaagcattattaaaagaatttgaagaaaagaataatataatagaaagtctaaaaaaacaaattgctgCAACAGATCTcagtttgcaaaatattacaactgtataaagtgattaaaaaaaattacttcgaTGAAAAGAAACGTTTAAAGAGACTACaagaatatcattttaaaagCCATGCAGGTGTGTCTGCAACATTACGACCAGATCAGATTAGAGCGTTAAATAGAAAGTCCACTAATGGTGTGAAATGGAGTCTTGCAACTATAACAGATGCTTTGGAATTTAAGTTTAAATGGGGAATTCATGGTTATGAGGCTTTTGTGAAACGTGTTCCGATTTATCCTACTGCACGAACTTTGCAGAGAAAGTTGCAGCATatacaatttgataataatattctaGAG
The window above is part of the Solenopsis invicta isolate M01_SB chromosome 8, UNIL_Sinv_3.0, whole genome shotgun sequence genome. Proteins encoded here:
- the LOC113005411 gene encoding uncharacterized protein LOC113005411 — its product is INYFRMTVEDFNKLLTIVEPYIKKQECIREPIPPDIRLKICLRYLASGDSMKSLSYAFRVGHNTISKIVSETCEAIWISLKDKVFEQPTKDFWIKIANNFDTQWDFPNCIGALDGKHVIIQAPLNSGSTFYNYKGQHSFNLLTFVMHNIGSLS